In one Microaerobacter geothermalis genomic region, the following are encoded:
- the argF gene encoding ornithine carbamoyltransferase codes for MKLLAIEWKPKVNLKGRDFLTLSDFSTEEIWYLLHLALELKTLQKEGKEYKPLLGKTLGMIFEKSSTRTRVSFEVAMYQLGGQGLFLSSSDIQLGRGETIGDTAQVLSRYVDGIMIRTFAHKKVVELARYATVPVINGLTDSFHPCQVLADLLTIYEIKGALKGLKLAFIGDGNNMSHSLLIGGAKMGMDIAVASPEGYAPDDQVVKLAKDIAKSTGSQIVITTEPVEAVADADVIYTDVWASMGQEAEQKEREKVFPPYQVNEELVSYAKEDYIFLHCLPAHRGEEVSSEIIDGEHSVIFDEAENRLHAQKAILTALMG; via the coding sequence ATGAAATTGTTAGCCATTGAATGGAAACCAAAGGTGAATTTAAAGGGTAGGGATTTTTTGACGTTATCTGATTTTTCAACAGAAGAGATTTGGTATCTGCTTCATTTGGCCCTGGAGCTAAAAACCCTGCAAAAGGAAGGGAAGGAGTATAAGCCCCTTCTTGGAAAGACGTTAGGTATGATTTTTGAGAAATCATCGACAAGAACCCGGGTTTCCTTTGAAGTGGCGATGTATCAGTTGGGGGGGCAAGGGCTGTTTTTGAGCAGCAGCGACATTCAATTGGGCCGCGGAGAAACCATTGGAGATACGGCCCAGGTTCTTTCCCGCTATGTAGACGGGATCATGATTCGGACCTTTGCCCATAAAAAAGTGGTGGAACTGGCCAGATATGCGACAGTGCCTGTGATTAACGGTCTAACGGATTCCTTTCATCCCTGCCAGGTGTTGGCAGATCTGCTCACCATCTATGAAATAAAGGGAGCTCTTAAAGGGTTGAAATTGGCTTTTATCGGAGATGGAAATAATATGTCCCATTCCCTTCTTATCGGCGGGGCAAAAATGGGGATGGATATTGCAGTTGCTTCCCCTGAGGGTTACGCCCCTGACGATCAGGTGGTAAAATTGGCAAAAGATATTGCGAAATCAACGGGCAGTCAAATTGTCATTACCACTGAGCCAGTGGAGGCTGTTGCAGATGCCGATGTGATATATACCGATGTATGGGCTAGCATGGGTCAGGAAGCCGAACAGAAGGAAAGGGAGAAGGTATTTCCTCCCTATCAGGTGAATGAAGAATTGGTATCCTATGCCAAGGAGGACTACATTTTTCTACACTGCTTACCTGCCCATCGTGGAGAAGAGGTCTCAAGCGAGATTATCGACGGGGAACATTCCGTGATATTTGATGAAGCGGAAAACAGGCTCCATGCCCAAAAGGCGATTTTAACCGCGTTAATGGGATAA